ACGGAACTTTGTTTTGATCTAATCGTGAATAGTAGTTCTTGATGATATCCCCGTCTGAAACAACGATCATAGACGTTGGTTTTGATATTTCTCTATATCTGAAAATAGGGTTCTTTGCTATTTCATCAACAATTCTATTTTTGAACAGCGATTCAAATTCGCCTTCAAGAAGTACAGCTACCGGCAAAGGATACGCCTTAAATGCGTTTGGATTTGGTCTTTGATTAATTATGTTCAAGTCCACAAGCGAGGGTGTACTGACGGCTCTGGAGTATTCAGACGTTGTAAGAATTATTGTTTTATCGATTTTTGTACCTGTTCCAATAGTATCGATTGTACTTGGGAACTCTAAACGTATTTTCCCAACCAATCGTGTAATTGGCGTATTGCCTGATGGTATAATAACCGGAAAATATACCCACGGCACTGGGTTAAACTGTGGCTCAGCACCGGCTAATGCCGTGTTTACCGGTATTGGGGCAGCTTGCAGGTCTTGTATTATGTTGGGATTAATTCTGACCCCATATTTGAACAACATATCATCTAAATTCAACTCACGACCAAGAGGCATGGCGGTTGTTGTTCTTGAGTTTGAAAGACTGTCCATGTTTACATCAATATAGTCTAACAACCACAGAACTTTACCTCCGTGCATAATATACTGGTCGATAATATATTTGTTCTTATCGCTAATTTTTTGATACGGTTTTGCAATAATTATGGCATCGAATATCGGACCCTGTATTGTATCAACTAAGGAAAATACCTGCTCTTGGAGGTCAAGATACCCCACTTCGTACATTTCCGATAAGCTTACTGCTGCATCGTAGGTTTCAATTCTTTCCAACCCTCCCCACCCTTCTAAGAAAGCTACAGATTTGGGTGTTAATACAGTAACGTTTTTTATTGCGTTTAGGACTGTGTATTCAAGTCGCTCTTTTGCCTCATTAATAGATTGTTCTATCGGGATATTTGGGTTATCGGAGTTATTTGAAAACAGATTTACGTGTATTTGTCTTTCGCGATAACTAACAGTTAACGAAGGAAATACATATTTTTGCACCACTCCGTCTTTAGTTTCTGTTCTTATGGTATATGGTCGCATTCCTTTGCGCATCAAATCTTCATATACCAATCTTCGGTTCCCCGGATCAGGGTCTTCAGATGGGTTAACGAAATCAAACTCAATTTTCATTGGAGCTATTGCTCTGAAACCGTTCAACAGGTCTAAAACAGCTCTTTTGAGTTCAACAAAATCGCTTGGCAGATCTCCCTCGAGATATACTTTAAAAAATACTACATCTTCGAGTTTCTTTATTGTCTCTTCTGTAGAGGGATTTATAGTAAACCGCTTATCTTCAGTTAAGTCGATACGGAAATATAGTCGCGAAGAGATAAAGGCTATAAGCACGAAAATCAATACACTTGCAACTAACTGCCCTATTTGCCAACGTTTTAATTTTTTTCTTTCCATCTCGGGATAATTTTTTTCAGAGTTACCATTTTCGGCTTTGTAGTTTTACTTTTGTAAAAAGTAGAAACAAAATCACCATTGATACAAAATATATAATATCACGCGAGTCGATAACTCCTCGACTTATTGACAGATAGTGTTCATTAATCCCGATTTGTCGAAGATAAAATCCCACATAGCTATTTCCCATTAGCGTAGCCAGTGAATCAAAAACAACAAAGAAAGTGAAGCAAAGTGTCAGAGCTATAATAAACGCCACTATTTGGTTTGATGTTAATGATGAGGAAAAAACCCCAATGGCTACGTAAATTGCTGCCAGAAAGAAAAGTCCAAAATATGAACCTATCGTGGCTCCATGATCCATATTGCCGACCGGACTTGCCAATCTGCTAACCGAATAGTAGTAAATCAGCGTAGGTATAATTGACAATATTA
This sequence is a window from Bacteroidales bacterium. Protein-coding genes within it:
- the gldG gene encoding gliding motility-associated ABC transporter substrate-binding protein GldG, whose translation is MERKKLKRWQIGQLVASVLIFVLIAFISSRLYFRIDLTEDKRFTINPSTEETIKKLEDVVFFKVYLEGDLPSDFVELKRAVLDLLNGFRAIAPMKIEFDFVNPSEDPDPGNRRLVYEDLMRKGMRPYTIRTETKDGVVQKYVFPSLTVSYRERQIHVNLFSNNSDNPNIPIEQSINEAKERLEYTVLNAIKNVTVLTPKSVAFLEGWGGLERIETYDAAVSLSEMYEVGYLDLQEQVFSLVDTIQGPIFDAIIIAKPYQKISDKNKYIIDQYIMHGGKVLWLLDYIDVNMDSLSNSRTTTAMPLGRELNLDDMLFKYGVRINPNIIQDLQAAPIPVNTALAGAEPQFNPVPWVYFPVIIPSGNTPITRLVGKIRLEFPSTIDTIGTGTKIDKTIILTTSEYSRAVSTPSLVDLNIINQRPNPNAFKAYPLPVAVLLEGEFESLFKNRIVDEIAKNPIFRYREISKPTSMIVVSDGDIIKNYYSRLDQNKVPYPLGADKWFKDIYYNGNREFVLNAVNYLIGDYDLMKLRGRKLKLRLLDRGKVVKEQANWKIINVVFPPAIVIILGLLFSYFRHRKYTRA
- the gldF gene encoding gliding motility-associated ABC transporter permease subunit GldF, which produces MYPLFKKELTGFFSSLTGYIVIVVFLLSTGLFLWVFPGNMNLLETGYAHLSPFFALAPWIFLFLVPAVSMRLFTEEKKTGTLNLIFTKPISDMKIVLAKYFAGLTIVILSIIPTLIYYYSVSRLASPVGNMDHGATIGSYFGLFFLAAIYVAIGVFSSSLTSNQIVAFIIALTLCFTFFVVFDSLATLMGNSYVGFYLRQIGINEHYLSISRGVIDSRDIIYFVSMVILFLLFTKVKLQSRKW